From a region of the Corvus cornix cornix isolate S_Up_H32 chromosome 2, ASM73873v5, whole genome shotgun sequence genome:
- the HUS1 gene encoding checkpoint protein HUS1 isoform X2, which produces MWCELSQGNFFDEFQMEGVAAEHNEIYLELVPENLSRALKTAQSAKAVKIKLTNKHCPCLRVAVELPSLSSSSRIVTHDIPVGVIPRRMWNDFREPSVPDFDVSIYLPVLKTMKSVVERMKNLSNFIVIEANLSGEMNLKIETDLVSVTTHFKDLGNPPWASEDGCQSSAQGRDLESMAEACIDIKKLQQLLAGQQVNPTKALCNIVHKRIVHFILLHEEVSLQYFIPAIA; this is translated from the exons ATGTGGTGTGAGCTGAGCCAG GGGAATTTCTTCGACGAATTTCAGATGGAAGGAGTAGCTGCAGAGCACAATGAAATCTATTTAGAGTTGGTGCCTGAGAACCTGTCAAGAGCATTAAAAACTGCCCAGAGTGCTAAGGCAGTGAAGATCAAGTTGACTAATAAACACTGTCCCTGTCTCAGAGTTGCTGTGGAGCTA cCATCCTTATCAAGCAGCAGTAGGATTGTGACACATGACATTCCTGTGGGAGTTATTCCCAGAAGAATGTGGAATGACTTCAGAGAGCCCAGTGTGCCAGACTTTGAT GTCAGTATTTACCTACCAGTGCTGAAAACAATGAAGAGTGTTGTGGAAAGAATGAAGAATCTCAGCAATTTCATT GTGATTGAAGCAAACTTGAGTGGTGAAATGAACTTGAAAATAGAAACTGACTTAGTATCTGTAACAACGCATTTTAAAGACCTGGGAAATCCTCCCTGGG CATCAGAGGATGGATGTCAAAGTTCTGCTCAAGGCAGAGATCTGGAAAGTATGGCTGAAGCATGCATAGACATcaagaagctgcagcagctgcttgctgGACAGCAGGTCAATCCTACAAAAGCATTGTGCA atATTGTACATAAAAGAATTGTCCACTTCATCTTGCTCCATGAGGAGGTTtcacttcagtattttattcCAGCAATTGCCTGA
- the HUS1 gene encoding checkpoint protein HUS1 isoform X1, translated as MRFRAKIVDLACLNHFSRIINTIARLAKSCILRLTVCKLYFILSDKVANGGASMWCELSQGNFFDEFQMEGVAAEHNEIYLELVPENLSRALKTAQSAKAVKIKLTNKHCPCLRVAVELPSLSSSSRIVTHDIPVGVIPRRMWNDFREPSVPDFDVSIYLPVLKTMKSVVERMKNLSNFIVIEANLSGEMNLKIETDLVSVTTHFKDLGNPPWASEDGCQSSAQGRDLESMAEACIDIKKLQQLLAGQQVNPTKALCNIVHKRIVHFILLHEEVSLQYFIPAIA; from the exons ATGCGATTTCGGGCTAAGATCGTGGATCTCGCCTGCCTCAACCACTTCAGCC GTATAATTAACACAATCGCCAGGTTAGCCAAGAGCTGCATCCTGCGCCTTACTGTCTGCAAGCTGTATTTCATCCTCTCCGATAAAGTAGCAAATGGAGGTGCCAGTATGTGGTGTGAGCTGAGCCAG GGGAATTTCTTCGACGAATTTCAGATGGAAGGAGTAGCTGCAGAGCACAATGAAATCTATTTAGAGTTGGTGCCTGAGAACCTGTCAAGAGCATTAAAAACTGCCCAGAGTGCTAAGGCAGTGAAGATCAAGTTGACTAATAAACACTGTCCCTGTCTCAGAGTTGCTGTGGAGCTA cCATCCTTATCAAGCAGCAGTAGGATTGTGACACATGACATTCCTGTGGGAGTTATTCCCAGAAGAATGTGGAATGACTTCAGAGAGCCCAGTGTGCCAGACTTTGAT GTCAGTATTTACCTACCAGTGCTGAAAACAATGAAGAGTGTTGTGGAAAGAATGAAGAATCTCAGCAATTTCATT GTGATTGAAGCAAACTTGAGTGGTGAAATGAACTTGAAAATAGAAACTGACTTAGTATCTGTAACAACGCATTTTAAAGACCTGGGAAATCCTCCCTGGG CATCAGAGGATGGATGTCAAAGTTCTGCTCAAGGCAGAGATCTGGAAAGTATGGCTGAAGCATGCATAGACATcaagaagctgcagcagctgcttgctgGACAGCAGGTCAATCCTACAAAAGCATTGTGCA atATTGTACATAAAAGAATTGTCCACTTCATCTTGCTCCATGAGGAGGTTtcacttcagtattttattcCAGCAATTGCCTGA